One window of the Xiphophorus hellerii strain 12219 chromosome 15, Xiphophorus_hellerii-4.1, whole genome shotgun sequence genome contains the following:
- the knl1 gene encoding uncharacterized protein knl1, which produces MKMEPVDPGKNVEGTGCSKRRISSILKATQNSMQDPQQQENEVETAKLVEKRKSKRVSFAPSDNFLPLAKDAKNALPARNPLQELMGAATATTQNRVQMVTAEDTSPQIMGIDSLLNAPLHSSQQRIMIHFDSGSGIGENTVVFSTEDADMDMTHSHTININSDADLLGDPDHQNYDLLLSGGGNIADVFTEVPPNHFVQATNQASALLLDKQTDSSVETRAVSTAAPILDPGFKDFLSSLSKLSPSSTGMTPLTSDDIKSSLAADVDKENQMPKSLSSSRNIGESFNGSGFRRDDDVSMDVTKAQTGRILDDDDPFQCLFPTQEMYEKSERESQARETKQQQSCESLESNDQKASKSSINLSIHTPLESHKVWSGLKNDFREKTVVFTADEFMDITQNLTGTSADRSLLQHKIPTDDVDPENYPLTTNRSGVDPAAPVKPGGDFSMDMTEVQRSDDVFQFLIPSEEMQPLCKSQKKEIFKFGQQNIDGPQSSDHKGLKTSSKLNMEPQRHQLMDKVAAPDDYREKTLRFSAGDDCLDESHTVHISTNIKPNPLQNDSTTMAATSGPSDGFTVYLDDNMDMTEAQTGCILEAEVSEEMLHKHESLQTVSPTKVAHRQSVHGETERNLHQQHKEGFGASGYTETSTKTSLKTIKQRNQVEFESTNDYRKKTMRFDMADVCMDVTQCTTMDISSDLPLPNQVLTANGEKTVRFGATDAEMDVTKSHTVNIMRDLPLQSFPNLTIPSNEEKTLRFSAKDAEMDVTKSHTVNIERDFPNLTIPSNGEKTECFSSNEAAMDVTKSNTVKIFTDLKMLLNQSENLLPAGGEKTVQFNANDAAMDITKSHTVNIVHNLDLLPHQNVDALPAEGERTVRFGVIDEEMAETKSHTVNIRRDLSLRSFPNLTMPSNGAKTVQFNANDAAMDMTKSHTVNIVHDLDLLPHQNVDALPADGGRTVRFGVIDEEMESTKSLMGKVLVNSNVLSDQIVSLPPANEKNLAWLAANDVTMDITRSHTVSIVTDFNQASSQNTDSSPTGTEWTSNTFVDETESDTKSISKNYKLASRHVKLLPKSGEKITKFTTNNATMDMTHCLSANIVNNSLLHPVMSDQNSENMNDILAKKETESGNRGLDSNPPSSTQSELFQTSCAQGEANRNTSSCPDSSYSQCRTKEPDTDPENESSRLGSDVGKPINKTKNNTEEICVDQTEPLASSTDDPPQGVSSKQNPHSKSFKESVSDEYRSEAETQTVSQKMESSPSNADQNADVLSSRMSRRKSLADLQSKVKRLSQLINAAPDPAAMETCTPLLLHLDPNVEKNTNDAEAEQLSVASSSIPFSLKTKQLMSKLSVGGFKPKLPKRNTAGELNKSAVKEPTKTITVSFPNQLSQFDKITDIHGEELVDCEDFSETIDTMMPEKFSKKENSSNQFSTFQPLEEDFAYMDDFTSSSPRQKRSLPDNEDETEEDEKRKKLCTEFSETASQSDVDYESNMAAACAQTIDSSSSTVSRCEIASESTFKHSLFESQLEDYGNDGQKKLEDGTITVLEFFNLFSIDFVIHNPRQSVLPGRLLDNSDATALNLLKDKHISRPKQSVYEADVKTLTEKVEGLKYRMQDLRKPLKTVNRSLWEEVNHFTEKELKSFGAKLKERNNLLRKNSKVQSHEMKEELYANLVRVNLEEQQKLRGTISQADEMIQTLDGCISDLEAELDAVVEKGSEDKLSLKSLQEEMSKVTETLADHERQTSELDLEKKKNSCELTKLKAEKRKLENDIDTLNMLNEWRLEEKDDKKDNCSVFTFLHKTMFLRLVYEKTNGNDADSKSERKITNINFKFNLSDEKSQCHARLVHKLVSQFIEGESGWVEKYPTSGHVPKLLHDVSLVVSRCRLVGEELRLLKMWGNLRFDILHISCSQTQIHIVFSSLKKLSKFDVVFGVRLTDQICVFHVQSFKNLIGNTTIQQIEEVVASLSPGRDLFTRIIRKLHETLLS; this is translated from the exons ATGAAGATGGAACCTGTGGATCCAGGAAAGAACGT TGAAGGCACTGGATGTTCCAAGCGACGCATTTCTTCT attttaaaggcAACACAGAATTCTATGCAGGACCCACAGCAACAAGAAAATGAG GTGGAAACTGCCAAACTGGTTGAAAAGAGAAAGTCGAAGAGAGTGAGTTTTGCTCCATCCGACAACTTTCTGCCGTTGGCCAA ggATGCTAAGAATGCTTTGCCTGCACGTAACCCTCTTCAAGAGCTAATGGGAGCAG CTActgcaacaacacaaaacag GGTTCAGATGGTGACAGCTGAGGACACAAGCCCACAGATCATGG GTATAGACTCCTTGTTGAATGCTCCTCTACATTCTTCTCAACAAAGAATAATG ATCCACTTTGACAGCGGCAGTGGCATTGGGGAGAATACAGTCGTGTTTTCCACAGAGGACGCCGACATGGACATGACTCACAGTCACACCATAAACATCAACAGTGATGCAGATCTGCTTGGAGATCCAGACCACCAAAACTACGATCTGTTACTCTCAGGAGGGGGGAACATAGCTGATGTTTTCACAGAAGTGCCTCCCAATCATTTTGTACAAGCAACAAATCAGGCGTCAGCATTACTGCTTGATAAACAAACGGATTCAAGTGTGGAAACGAGAGCCGTTTCCACAGCGGCTCCTATTTTGGATCCTGGCTTTAAAGACTTTCTCTCGAGCCTCTCCAAACTGAGTCCCTCCAGCACAGGGATGACACCTTTAACCTCTGACGACATAAAATCATCCCTGGCTGCAGATGTTGACAAAGAAAATCAGATGCCAAAATCTCTGAGTAGCAGCAGGAATATTGGAGAATCCTTTAATGGAAGTGGTTTCCGTCGAGACGATGATGTGAGCATGGACGTGACTAAAGCCCAGACCGGCCGTATTCTGGACGACGACGATCCTTTTCAGTGTCTCTTTCCAACTCAAGAGATGTACGAAAAGTCAGAAAGAGAGTCACAAGCCAGAGAAACCAAACAGCAACAGAGCTGTGAAAGCTTGGAGTCGAACGACCAAAAAG ccagTAAATCTTCTATAAATCTTTCCATACACACTCCTCTTGAAAGCCATAAG gTTTGGTCTGGTTTAAAAAACGACTTCAGAGAGAAAACGGTTGTGTTCACTGCAGATGAGTTTATGGACATCACTCAGAATCTCACAGGAACCAGCGCCGACCGCTCCCTGCTGCAGCACAAAATCCCAACGGATGACGTCGACCCAGAGAACTACCCACTGACTACAAACAGGAGTGGTGTTGACCCGGCAGCTCCTGTTAAACCTGGAGGGGATTTCAGCATGGATATGACTGAAGTTCAAAGATCAGatgatgtttttcagtttctcatTCCTTCAGAAGAAATGCAGCCTCTGtgtaaaagtcagaaaaaggAAATCTTCAAATTCGGACAGCAGAACATTGATGGACCACAGTCTTCTGATCATAAAG GTTTAAAAACCTCCTCAAAGCTGAACATGGAGCCACAAAGGCATCAGTTGATG GATAAAGTTGCAGCTCCAGATGACTACAGAGAAAAAACGTTGCGGTTTTCTGCTGGTGACGACTGTTTGGACGAGAGTCACACCGTACACATCTCCACTAATATCAAACCGAATCCGCTCCAAAACGATTCAACAACGATGGCTGCTACTTCAGGGCCATCTGATGGATTTACAGTTTATCTGGATGATAACATGGACATGACTGAAGCTCAGACGGGATGCATTTTGGAAGCTGAAGTGAGCGAAGAAATGCTACATAAACACGAGTCCCTTCAGACTGTTTCACCCACTAAAGTTGCGCATCGTCAAAGTGTTCATggggagacagagagaaacttACATCAACAGCATAAAGAAGGATTTGGAGCATCAGGTTATACAG AAACTTCAACAAAGACCTctttaaagacaataaaacaaagaaaccag GTTGAGTTTGAGTCTACAAATGACTACAGAAAGAAAACCATGAGATTTGACATGGCTGATGTCTGCATGGATGTGACTCAATGCACCACAATGGACATTAGCAGTGATTTGCCACTTCCAAACCAGGTTTTGACTGCAAATGGAGAGAAAACCGTAAGATTCGGGGCAACTGATGCAGAAATGGATGTGACCAAAAGCCACACGGTGAATATTATGAGGGATTTACCTTTGCAGTCTTTCCCAAATCTGACCATTCCTtcaaatgaagagaaaacattgaGATTCAGTGCAAAGGATGCTGAAATGGATGTGACCAAAAGCCACACTGTAAATATTGAGAGGGATTTCCCAAATCTGACCATTCCTTCAAATGGAGAGAAAACTGAGTGTTTCAGTTCAAATGAAGCAGCTATGGATGTGACAAAAAGTAACACTGTCAAGATTttcactgatttaaaaatgcTCTTAAACCAAAGCGAGAACTTGCTGCCTGCTGGTGGAGAGAAAACGGTGCAGTTCAATGCAAATGATGCAGCCATGGATATAACGAAAAGTCACACTGTGAACATCGTACACAATTTAGACCTGCTTCCACACCAAAACGTGGACGCGTTACCTGCTGAGGGTGAGAGAACTGTAAGGTTCGGGGTAATCGATGAAGAAATGGCTGAGACCAAAAGCCACACAGTAAATATTAGGAGGGATTTGTCTCTGCGGTCTTTCCCAAATTTGACCATGCCTTCAAATGGAGCGAAAACGGTGCAGTTCAATGCAAATGATGCAGCCATGGATATGACGAAAAGTCACACTGTGAACATCGTACATGATTTAGACCTGCTTCCACACCAAAACGTGGACGCGTTACCCGCTGATGGTGGGAGAACTGTAAGGTTCGGGGTAATCGATGAAGAAATGGAATCAACAAAAAGTCTGATGGGGAAGGTTCTTGTAAATTCAAATGTGTTGTCAGACCAAATTGTCAGCCTGCCGCCTGCTAATGAAAAGAATCTGGCTTGGCTGGCAGCAAATGATGTTACTATGGATATTACCCGAAGCCACACTGTAAGCATTGTCACGGATTTCAACCAAGCCTCGAGCCAGAATACAGACTCTTCTCCCACCGGCACAGAGTGGACAAGCAACACCTTTGTGGATGAGACAGAAAGTGACACAAAAAGCATTTCGAAGAATTATAAACTAGCGTCACGTCACGTCAAATTGTTGCCGAAATCTGGagagaaaatcacaaaattcacaacaaataatGCAACTATGGATATGACTCACTGCCTTAGTGCAAACATCGTCAATAACTCCCTATTACACCCTGTTATGTCAGATCAAAACTCTGAGAACATGAACGATATTCTCGCTAAGAAGGAAACGGAGAGTGGGAACCGTGGTCTGGATTCAAATCCACCTTCATCAACACAATCTGAACTGTTTCAGACGAGCTGTGCCCAGGGCGAGGCTAACAGAAACACATCATCCTGTCCAGACTCAAGTTATTCCCAATGTAGAACAAAGGAACCGGACACTGATCCTGAAAATGAATCCTCAAGGTTGGGCTCAGATGTGGGCAAGCcgataaataaaaccaaaaacaacactGAGGAAATCTGCGTGGATCAGACTGAACCCTTGGCGTCATCTACAGATGATCCACCTCAAGGTGTTTCTTCCAAACAAAACCCTCATTCAAAAAGTTTCAAGGAATCTGTGTCTGATGAATATCGATCTGAAGCAGAAACGCAGACCGTATCACAGAAGATGGAAAGCTCACCCAGTAATGCAGATCAAAATGCCGATGTTCTGTCTTCGCGGATGTCCAGACGAAAGAGTTTAGCCGATCTCCAGTCTAAAGTGAAACGCTTGAGCCAGTTGATAAATGCGGCTCCCGATCCTGCTGCCATGGAAACCTGCACACCTTTGTTGCTTCATCTGGATcccaatgtggaaaaaaataccaATGATGCAGAAGCAGAACAACTCTCTGTAGCAAGCAGCTCAATTCCTTTCAGCTTAAAGACAAAACAGCTCATGTCAAAGCTGTCAGTTGGAGGCTTTAAACCAAAACTCCCTAAAAGAAACACAGCGGGTGAGTTGAATAAATCTGCTGTTAAAGAACCTACAAAGACGATCACTGTCAGCTTTCCCAATCAGCTGAGCCAATTTGACAAAATCACTGATATTCACGGTGAAGAACTGGTTGACTGCGAAGATTTTTCTGAAACGATTGACACCATGATGCCTGAGAAGTTCTCTAAGAAAGAGAACTCGTCCAATCAGTTCTCCACGTTCCAGCCTTTGGAGGAAGATTTTGCTTATATGGACGACTTCACGTCCAGCAGCCCAAGACAAAAGAGGTCTCTGCCGGACAATGAAGATGAGAcagaggaggatgagaagagaAAGAAGCTATGCACAGAGTTCTCTGAAACG GCATCTCAGTCTGATGTTGACTATGAAAGCAACATGGCCGCTGCTTGTGCGCAGACCATCGACTCCTCCAGCAGCACAGTTAGCAGATGTGAAATTGCATCAGAGTCTA cTTTCAAACACAGCCTGTTTGAATCCCAGCTTGAAGACTATGGCAATGATGGACAAAAG AAACTCGAAGATGGCACAATTACAGTTTTGGAGTTCTTCAATCTCTTCAGCATAGATTTTGTCATCCATAATCCTCGCCAGAGCGTCCTTCCTGGCAGA cTTCTGGACAACTCTGATGCAACGGCattgaatttattaaaagataaacaCATAAGCCGCCCTAAACAATCAGTTTATGAGGCAGATGTCAAGACCCTCACAGAAAAAGTGGAAGg GCTTAAGTATCGGATGCAAGACTTAAGAAAACCTCTTAAGACTGTAAATAGATCTTTGTGGGAGGAAGTGAATCACTTCACAGAGAAAGAG CTCAAATCTTTCGGTGCTAAGCTAAAGGAGAGAAACAACTTGCtcagaaaaaacagcaaagttcaGAGTCATGAAATGAAGGAGGAGCTCTACGCAAACCTTGTTCGAGTTAATCTG gagGAACAACAAAAACTGAGGGGAACAATCAGTCAGGCAGATGAGATGATTCAAACTCTGGACGGCTGCATCAGCGATTTAGAAGCAG AACTGGATGCAGTTGTGGAAAAAGGCTCAGAAGATAAACTTAGTTTAAAATCGCTACAGGAAG AAATGTCAAAGGTCACTGAGACTTTGGCTGACCATGAAAG aCAAACATCTGAACTGGAtttggagaaaaagaagaattcATGTGAGCTAACgaagctgaaagctgaaaaGAGGAAGCTGGAAAACGACATCGACACGCTGAACAT gcTGAATGAATGGAGGCTTGAAGAGAAAGACGACAAGAAAGACAACTGTTCAGTTTTCACATTCCTCCATAAGACCATGTTCCTGCGCCTGGTGTATGAAAAGACCAAtg gaaacGATGCTGACAGCAAATCTGAGAGGAAAATAACAAACATCAACTTCAAGTTTAATCTCAGTG ATGAGAAGTCGCAGTGTCACGCTCGTCTAGTTCATAAACTAGTCTCCCAGTTCATTGAGGGAGAGTCTGGCTGGGTGGAGAAATATCCCACCAGTGGGCACGTCCCAAAG cttcTCCATGACGTCAGCTTGGTGGTAAGCCGCTGCCGCCTGGTTGGAGAGGAGCTGCGGCTCCTGAAGATGTGGGGAAATCTTCGCTTTGATATCCTCCACATCAGCTGCTCCCAGACCCA AATCCACATTGTGTTCAGCAGTCTGAAAAAGCTTTCCAAGTTTGACGTCGTCTTCGGTGTCAGGTTGACTGACCAGATCTGCGTCTTCCATGTGCAAAGCTTTAAAAACCTGATCGGAAACACAAC GATCCAACAGATTGAGGAAGTTGTGGCTTCGCTCAGTCCAGGAAGGGACCTGTTTACGAGGATCATCAGGAAACTTCATGAAACTCTTCTTTCTTAA
- the knstrn gene encoding small kinetochore-associated protein, whose amino-acid sequence MSSKIPRGTNLPTEAKTVQKTDTNLKNSRENVLRKNVHKGVSTRYGQQVELKEQNQNLVAANGELQKNLSEKQQRVEELELQLDELQKENVEFQKNLQDCHTLLVSAKIDPVLGERVGDAVRQKEDERKEVMSVSTDLLRELKAFGDIALQQRTQLQEIQATMEDITKAREVMKQERENFSQEAAEMEGALKEAEALLV is encoded by the exons ATGTCTTCAAAAATTCCAAGAG gTACAAATTTACCAACAGAGGCAAAAACTGTtcagaaaacagacacaaatcTTAAAAATTCAAGGGAAAATGTCCTAAG GAAAAATGTTCACAAAGG tgtttcaaCCAGATATGGGCAACAGGTGGAGCTGAAGGAGCAAAATCAGAACCTGGTGGCTGCAAATGGGGAGCTACAGAAAAATCTGTCAGAGAAgcag CAAAGAGTTGAAGAGTTGGAGCTGCAACTCGATGAGCTTCAGAAGGAGAATGTAGAGTTTCAGAAAAACCTGCAGGACTGTCACACGCTCCTAGTTTCTGCCAAGATAGACCCAG ttttagggGAAAGGGTTGGAGATGCAGTGAGACAGAAAGAAGACGAAAGGAAAGAAGTTAtg AGTGTTTCCACCGATCTGCTGAGGGAATTAAAGGCTTTTGGAGACATTGCATTACAACAGCGTACTCAGCTACAG GAAATCCAAGCAACAATGGAGGACATCACTAAAGCGCGAGAAGTTATGAagcaagaaagagaaaatttcTCTCAGGAGGCTGCTGAAATGGAGGGAGCTCTAAAAGAGGCAGAAGCACTCTTAGTGTAA